In Streptomyces sp. NBC_00414, a single window of DNA contains:
- a CDS encoding ABC transporter ATP-binding protein → MGGSGLAVQDLSVGYGPVRALRQVSLEVPEGAVVTVLGGNGAGKSTLLRAICRTLSFHGGAVTGGTVTFDGRRIDGLAPDRVVAAGISQIPEGRRVFARMSVADNLRAGALGATGGRAERAAALRRVHELFPVLADRAQQHAGLLSGGEQQMLAVGRALMATPRMLLLDEPSLGLAPLMAARIAETVREINAQGTSILLVEQNAALALRLATRAYVLEVGEVTLSGPADELAASDEVRRRYLGVVDEDAAADAELARASHPALTRWKG, encoded by the coding sequence ATGGGTGGTTCCGGGCTGGCAGTACAGGACCTGTCGGTCGGATACGGTCCCGTACGAGCACTGCGCCAGGTGTCTCTGGAGGTGCCCGAAGGGGCCGTGGTCACGGTCCTCGGCGGCAACGGCGCGGGCAAGTCGACCCTGCTGCGGGCCATCTGCCGGACCCTGTCCTTCCACGGCGGCGCGGTCACCGGCGGCACCGTCACCTTCGACGGCCGCCGCATCGACGGCCTCGCGCCGGACCGGGTGGTGGCCGCCGGGATCTCCCAGATCCCGGAAGGGCGGCGGGTGTTCGCCAGGATGAGCGTCGCCGACAACCTGCGGGCCGGGGCGCTCGGTGCCACCGGCGGCCGGGCGGAGCGGGCCGCCGCCCTGCGCCGCGTCCACGAGCTGTTCCCCGTCCTCGCCGACCGGGCCCAGCAGCACGCCGGCCTCCTGTCCGGCGGCGAACAGCAGATGCTCGCGGTCGGCCGCGCCCTGATGGCCACCCCGAGGATGCTGCTCCTCGACGAACCGTCCCTGGGACTCGCCCCGCTGATGGCGGCACGGATCGCCGAGACGGTACGGGAGATCAACGCCCAGGGCACCTCGATCCTGCTCGTCGAACAGAACGCCGCCCTGGCCCTGCGCCTCGCCACCCGCGCCTACGTCCTGGAGGTCGGCGAAGTCACCCTGTCGGGCCCCGCGGACGAACTGGCCGCCTCCGACGAGGTGCGCCGCCGCTACCTGGGCGTGGTCGACGAGGACGCGGCGGCCGACGCCGAGCTGGCCCGCGCCTCGCACCCGGCGCTGACCCGATGGAAGGGGTGA
- a CDS encoding PucR family transcriptional regulator, translating into MGARRRRTGHDWKLLAESCTALLERLPELVDEHMRQLAEHSPVYGEFLPYDQQWREAEEAMRIGIETISAPRDSPRRDLEYAEDAGRRRAQQGLPLDLLVHAYRSAGYLVWDALMEGAAGREPERLAVLMRSATMVWSAVDAQAAVATEAYRATEMELRRRTDERLQALLDALLEGQEAPGLAARAAAGLDLPERGPYAVVVLRSERREPFRRPVEGAGLRFVWRMRADCEVGVVALAAGQGLDGVARALDGRCSGPGGISPVVAGLAELGRARRLAELALRTCPPDASAVVRLDQRMPTALVVSQPELAGRLVSDVFGSLLELEPADRAVLLETLDAWLSCEGSAGRAAGRLYCHRNTVFNRLRRLEQLTSRSLARPRDLIEMTLALDAYRLAGVAGVG; encoded by the coding sequence ATGGGAGCCCGCAGAAGGCGCACCGGTCATGACTGGAAACTGCTCGCCGAATCCTGCACGGCACTGCTGGAGCGGCTGCCGGAGCTGGTCGACGAGCACATGCGACAACTGGCCGAACACTCACCCGTCTACGGGGAGTTCCTGCCGTACGACCAGCAGTGGCGGGAGGCGGAGGAGGCGATGCGGATCGGGATCGAGACGATCTCCGCGCCCCGTGACTCGCCCCGCCGCGATCTGGAGTACGCGGAGGACGCGGGGCGGCGACGGGCCCAACAAGGCCTGCCGCTGGACCTGTTGGTCCATGCGTACCGTTCCGCGGGCTATCTGGTGTGGGACGCCCTGATGGAGGGGGCGGCCGGCCGGGAGCCGGAGCGGCTGGCCGTGCTGATGCGGTCGGCGACGATGGTGTGGTCCGCGGTGGACGCGCAGGCCGCGGTGGCGACCGAGGCGTACCGGGCGACCGAGATGGAGCTGCGGCGGCGTACCGACGAGCGGCTCCAGGCGCTGCTCGACGCGCTCCTGGAGGGGCAGGAGGCGCCCGGCCTGGCGGCGAGGGCCGCGGCCGGCCTGGACCTCCCCGAGCGGGGCCCGTACGCCGTGGTGGTGCTGCGCTCGGAGCGCCGTGAGCCGTTCCGGCGGCCCGTGGAGGGGGCGGGGCTGCGGTTCGTGTGGCGGATGCGGGCGGACTGCGAGGTCGGGGTGGTGGCGCTCGCGGCCGGGCAGGGGCTCGACGGGGTGGCGCGGGCGCTCGACGGGCGCTGTTCCGGTCCCGGCGGGATCAGTCCCGTCGTCGCCGGGCTCGCCGAGCTCGGACGGGCGAGGCGGCTCGCCGAGCTGGCGCTGCGTACGTGTCCGCCGGACGCGAGTGCCGTCGTACGGCTCGATCAGCGGATGCCGACGGCGCTCGTCGTCAGCCAGCCGGAGCTGGCCGGGCGGCTGGTGTCGGACGTCTTCGGTTCGCTGCTGGAACTCGAACCGGCGGATCGGGCGGTGCTGTTGGAGACGCTCGACGCGTGGCTCAGCTGTGAGGGGTCCGCGGGGCGGGCGGCGGGGCGGCTGTACTGCCACCGGAACACCGTGTTCAACCGTCTGCGGCGGTTGGAGCAGCTGACCTCTCGGTCGTTGGCGCGGCCGCGGGACCTGATCGAGATGACGCTGGCGTTGGACGCGTATCGGTTGGCGGGGGTGGCGGGGGTGGGGTGA
- a CDS encoding glycerate kinase: MADAAVNRTGSQIQRVLIAADKFKGSLTAVQVAERVTAGLHRIAPQVEVESLPVADGGDGTVAAAVAAGFERHEVRVAGPLGDEVTAAFALRDGTAVVEMAEASGLQRLPAGTFAPLTSSTYGSGELLRAALDAGARTIVFGVGGSATTDGGAGMLAALGARFLDEDGEPVPPGGGSLGELATADLTGLDPRLATVDVVLASDVDNPLTGPKGAPAVYGPQKGASPDDVAVLDAGLSHFAAVLEKTIGGRAAEYAVAPGAGAAGGIGYGALVGLGASFRPGIEVMLDVLGFAAALERATLVITGEGSLDEQTLHGKAPAGVAAAARAAGKEVIAVCGRLALAPEALGRAGIRRVYPLTDVEPDVGRCIAEAGPILEEVAEHIAQDFLT; this comes from the coding sequence GTGGCGGACGCTGCAGTGAACCGGACCGGTAGCCAGATCCAGCGGGTACTCATCGCCGCGGACAAGTTCAAGGGCTCGCTCACGGCCGTGCAGGTGGCCGAGCGGGTCACGGCAGGGCTGCACCGGATCGCGCCACAGGTCGAGGTCGAGTCGCTCCCGGTGGCCGACGGCGGCGACGGCACCGTCGCCGCGGCGGTCGCCGCCGGGTTCGAGCGGCACGAGGTACGGGTCGCCGGGCCGCTCGGGGACGAGGTCACCGCCGCGTTCGCGCTGCGCGACGGGACCGCGGTCGTGGAGATGGCCGAGGCCAGCGGGCTGCAGCGGCTGCCCGCCGGAACCTTCGCCCCGCTCACGTCGTCCACGTACGGGTCCGGGGAACTGCTGCGGGCCGCGCTCGACGCCGGGGCGCGGACCATCGTCTTCGGCGTCGGCGGGAGTGCGACCACCGACGGCGGGGCCGGGATGCTGGCCGCGCTCGGGGCCCGGTTCCTCGACGAGGACGGCGAGCCCGTACCGCCCGGGGGCGGTTCCCTCGGGGAACTCGCCACGGCGGACCTGACCGGTCTCGACCCCCGGCTCGCCACCGTCGACGTGGTCCTCGCCAGCGACGTGGACAACCCGCTGACCGGGCCGAAGGGCGCGCCGGCGGTGTACGGGCCCCAGAAGGGCGCCTCGCCGGACGACGTGGCGGTGCTCGACGCGGGGCTCTCCCACTTCGCCGCGGTCCTGGAGAAGACCATCGGGGGCCGGGCGGCGGAGTATGCCGTCGCGCCCGGTGCGGGGGCCGCCGGCGGCATCGGGTACGGGGCTCTGGTGGGGCTGGGCGCGAGTTTCCGCCCCGGTATCGAGGTCATGCTCGACGTGCTGGGCTTCGCGGCCGCGCTGGAGCGGGCGACGCTCGTCATCACCGGGGAGGGGTCCCTGGACGAGCAGACCCTCCACGGGAAGGCTCCCGCCGGGGTTGCCGCCGCGGCGCGGGCCGCCGGCAAGGAGGTCATCGCTGTCTGTGGGCGGCTTGCCCTTGCTCCTGAGGCGCTCGGGCGGGCCGGGATTCGGCGGGTGTATCCGCTCACGGATGTCGAGCCCGACGTGGGGCGGTGCATCGCGGAAGCGGGCCCGATCCTGGAGGAAGTCGCGGAGCACATCGCCCAGGACTTCCTGACCTGA
- a CDS encoding ABC transporter ATP-binding protein — MTNDAQSQRTSPTSGPGPGTGPAADSGAGTDVPPLHVRDLTVRFAGLTALDAVNFTVRPGTVHAVIGPNGAGKSTCFNVLSGVYRATEGSVRFGEHELTDMPPHRIAGLGVARIFQNLALPPLATVEDSLLLGRHRLTRTGFLAAGLRLPAAAREERRHRERVREIAEFVGISSCLGRPAGSLPYGQQKLAELARALCMEPRLLLLDEPVAGMTADERIRTSAVIAGVRDSLGISIVLVEHDMGVVMRLADAVTVLDFGRRIADGAPADVQNDPAVVRAYLGERSEEPERAGRSDEEETTS; from the coding sequence ATGACGAACGACGCGCAGTCACAGCGCACTTCACCCACGTCCGGACCCGGGCCGGGCACCGGACCGGCAGCCGACTCCGGTGCCGGCACCGACGTACCACCGCTGCATGTACGGGACCTGACCGTGCGCTTCGCCGGACTGACCGCCCTGGACGCCGTGAACTTCACCGTGCGCCCCGGCACCGTCCACGCCGTCATCGGCCCCAACGGAGCCGGCAAGTCCACCTGCTTCAACGTGCTGTCCGGCGTCTACCGCGCCACCGAAGGCAGCGTCCGCTTCGGCGAGCACGAACTGACCGACATGCCTCCGCACCGCATCGCCGGTCTGGGCGTCGCCCGCATCTTCCAGAACCTCGCCCTGCCACCGCTCGCCACGGTCGAGGACAGCCTCCTGCTGGGCCGCCACCGGCTGACCCGCACCGGCTTCCTCGCCGCGGGCCTGAGGCTTCCCGCGGCGGCCCGTGAGGAGCGCCGTCATCGCGAACGCGTACGGGAGATCGCCGAGTTCGTCGGCATCTCGTCCTGTCTCGGCCGTCCGGCGGGCTCCCTGCCGTACGGGCAGCAGAAGCTCGCCGAACTCGCCCGCGCCCTGTGCATGGAGCCCCGCCTGCTGCTCCTGGACGAGCCGGTCGCGGGCATGACCGCCGACGAGCGGATCCGGACGTCCGCCGTGATCGCGGGAGTCCGCGACAGCCTCGGCATCTCGATCGTCCTGGTGGAACACGACATGGGGGTGGTGATGCGGCTCGCCGACGCGGTGACCGTACTCGACTTCGGGCGCCGGATCGCGGACGGCGCCCCCGCCGACGTACAGAACGATCCGGCGGTCGTACGCGCCTACCTGGGGGAGCGCTCCGAGGAACCCGAACGGGCCGGGCGCTCCGACGAAGAGGAGACCACGTCGTGA